In one Desulfoferula mesophila genomic region, the following are encoded:
- the rpoB gene encoding DNA-directed RNA polymerase subunit beta has protein sequence MSQATNGIQPVRKNFGKISKIVEIPNLIDMQKQSYERFLQMEAPHEQRRDVGLQGVFKSVFPIRDFSGTSSLEFVSYTFGEVKYDVDECLARGMTYEAPLKLTVRLVVYDMDKETETQSIRDIKEQEIFFGTLPLMTARGTFIVNGTERVVVSQLHRSPGIFLDHDKGRTHSSGKLLYSARIIPLRGSWIDLEFDHKDILYVRIDRRRKFPVTLLLKALGYSAQELLDMMYRHDVYELESEKLYRKVQPEMMVGREASKEIKDPENGKSLVKQGRKLTRRALKRLEECKVGRIEVAETELVGRYAAADLADPVTGEMITGLNQPLTEDAISKLRAAGVAEVPVLFIDNLNVSSSFRDTLELDKVEETDEAIVDIYRKLRPSNPPTLEVARTFFHNLFFSDEHYDLSAVGRLKMNLRLGLDVPEDERTLRRDDIMAAVKELIHLKDTEGPVDDIDHLGNRRVRAVGELLENQYRIGLVRMERAIKERMSLQEIEALMPHDLINSKPVSAVVKEFFGTSQLSQFMDQNNPLSEVTHKRRLSALGPGGLTRERAGFEVRDVHSTHYGRICPIETPEGPNIGLIVSLSTYARVNDYGFIETPYRTAGGGKVNKEVKFLSALEEGNHAIAQANAPLDAKGRFVNDIINARREGEPIMVGPDEVEYMDVSPNQLVSVAASMVPFLENDDANRALMGSNMQRQAVPLLRTDAPLVGTGMEPVVARDSGVCVVAEADGVINDVDAGRIVVRYDEPLTAEAHSQVKIYKLIKFRRSNQNTCTSQKPIVYRGQRVVKGQILADGPAVDQGELALGQNIMVAFMSWGGYNYEDSILISERIVKDDIFTSVHIEEFETVARDTKLGKEEITRDIPNVGEEALKNLDESGIIRIGAEINAGDILVGKITPKGETQLSPEEKLLRAIFGEKAGDVKDTSLRVPPGVEGIVIDARVFSRKGIEKDERAQSIEDEEVSRLIKDQNDEVHIIHRNALDELQRLVKGQSLAAPVKDDKGKVVLKKGEVDPEQLRGVPLKFLRDMELAGVSEKVQRDLERLLDGYLEQVDMIRSATEEKISRLRKGDELPPGVIKMVKVYVAMKRKLSVGDKMAGRHGNKGVVSRILPEEDMPHFADGTPVDLVLNPLGVPSRMNVGQVLETHLGWASKELGYRVRELVEALGANREKTKKARVKDIKDLLTKVYSKDEYNQVTAGLDDDGIMALGKELSYGVPMATPVFDGASEDEIRQLLNLAGVHDTGQSWLIDGRTGDTFDREVTVGIMYMLKLHHLVDDKIHARSIGPYSLVTQQPLGGKAQFGGQRLGEMEVWAMEAYGAAYSLQEFLTVKSDDVAGRTRMYEKIVKGENNLEAGLPESFNVLVKELQALCLDMELIEKKELTTALD, from the coding sequence ATGAGCCAGGCGACCAACGGCATTCAACCGGTCCGCAAAAACTTCGGCAAGATCTCCAAGATCGTTGAAATCCCCAACCTCATCGACATGCAGAAGCAATCCTACGAGCGCTTTCTGCAAATGGAGGCTCCCCACGAGCAAAGACGCGACGTGGGATTGCAGGGGGTTTTCAAGAGCGTCTTCCCCATCCGCGACTTTTCCGGTACCTCCTCGCTGGAATTTGTAAGCTATACCTTCGGAGAGGTCAAGTACGATGTGGACGAGTGCCTGGCCCGTGGCATGACCTACGAGGCGCCGCTTAAGCTCACCGTGCGCCTGGTGGTCTACGACATGGACAAGGAGACCGAGACCCAGTCCATCCGCGACATCAAGGAGCAGGAGATCTTCTTCGGCACCTTGCCTTTGATGACCGCCCGGGGGACCTTCATCGTAAACGGCACCGAGCGGGTGGTGGTCAGCCAGTTGCACCGCAGCCCCGGCATCTTCCTGGATCATGACAAGGGCCGCACCCACTCCAGCGGCAAACTGCTCTACTCCGCGCGCATTATTCCCCTCAGGGGTTCGTGGATCGACCTGGAGTTCGATCACAAGGACATCCTCTACGTGCGCATCGACCGCCGCCGCAAGTTCCCGGTCACTCTGCTCCTGAAGGCCCTGGGCTACAGCGCCCAAGAGCTTTTGGACATGATGTACCGCCACGACGTCTACGAGCTGGAGAGCGAAAAGCTCTACCGCAAGGTGCAGCCGGAGATGATGGTGGGCCGCGAGGCCAGCAAGGAGATCAAGGACCCGGAGAACGGCAAGTCCCTGGTCAAGCAAGGCCGCAAACTCACCCGCCGGGCGCTCAAGCGCCTGGAGGAGTGCAAGGTGGGGCGCATCGAGGTGGCCGAGACCGAGTTGGTGGGCCGCTACGCCGCCGCCGACCTGGCCGACCCGGTCACCGGCGAGATGATCACCGGCCTCAACCAGCCCCTCACCGAGGACGCCATCAGCAAGCTGCGCGCCGCCGGGGTCGCCGAGGTGCCGGTGCTGTTCATCGACAATCTCAACGTTTCCAGCAGCTTCCGCGACACCCTGGAGTTGGACAAGGTGGAGGAGACCGACGAGGCCATCGTCGACATCTACCGCAAGCTTCGTCCCTCCAACCCGCCCACCCTGGAGGTGGCCCGCACCTTCTTCCACAACCTTTTCTTCAGCGACGAGCACTACGACCTGAGCGCCGTGGGACGCCTGAAGATGAACCTGCGGCTGGGCCTGGACGTGCCCGAGGACGAGCGCACCTTGCGCCGCGACGACATCATGGCCGCGGTCAAGGAGCTTATCCACCTCAAGGACACCGAGGGCCCGGTGGACGACATCGACCACCTGGGCAACCGCCGGGTGCGCGCCGTGGGCGAGCTGCTGGAAAACCAGTACCGCATCGGCCTGGTGCGCATGGAGCGGGCCATCAAGGAGCGCATGAGCCTGCAGGAGATCGAGGCGCTGATGCCCCATGATCTCATCAACTCCAAGCCGGTCAGCGCGGTGGTCAAGGAGTTCTTCGGCACCAGCCAGCTCAGCCAGTTCATGGACCAGAACAACCCCCTGAGCGAGGTGACCCACAAGCGCCGCCTCAGCGCCCTGGGCCCCGGCGGCCTCACCCGCGAGCGGGCCGGCTTCGAGGTGCGCGACGTGCACTCCACCCACTACGGCCGCATCTGCCCCATCGAGACGCCGGAAGGTCCCAACATCGGTCTGATCGTGAGCTTGTCCACCTACGCCCGGGTCAACGACTACGGCTTCATCGAGACTCCCTACCGCACCGCGGGCGGGGGCAAGGTGAACAAGGAGGTCAAGTTCCTCTCGGCCCTGGAAGAGGGCAACCACGCCATCGCCCAGGCCAACGCCCCCCTGGACGCCAAGGGGCGTTTCGTCAATGACATCATCAACGCCCGCCGCGAGGGCGAGCCCATCATGGTGGGCCCCGATGAGGTGGAGTACATGGACGTCAGCCCCAACCAGCTGGTGTCGGTGGCCGCCTCCATGGTTCCCTTCCTGGAAAACGACGACGCCAACCGCGCGCTGATGGGCTCCAACATGCAGCGCCAGGCGGTGCCCCTGCTCCGGACCGACGCCCCCCTGGTGGGCACGGGCATGGAGCCGGTGGTGGCCCGCGACAGCGGGGTGTGCGTGGTGGCCGAGGCCGACGGCGTGATCAACGACGTGGACGCCGGGCGCATCGTGGTGCGCTACGACGAGCCGCTGACCGCCGAAGCCCACAGCCAGGTGAAGATCTACAAGCTCATCAAGTTCCGCCGCAGCAACCAGAACACCTGCACCAGCCAGAAGCCCATCGTCTACAGGGGGCAGAGGGTGGTCAAAGGCCAGATCCTGGCCGACGGCCCGGCGGTTGACCAGGGCGAGCTGGCCCTGGGCCAGAACATCATGGTGGCCTTCATGAGCTGGGGCGGCTACAACTACGAGGACTCCATCCTCATCTCCGAGCGCATCGTCAAGGACGACATCTTCACCTCGGTGCATATCGAGGAGTTCGAGACGGTGGCCCGCGACACCAAGCTGGGCAAGGAAGAGATCACCCGCGACATCCCCAACGTGGGCGAGGAGGCCCTCAAGAACCTGGACGAAAGCGGCATCATCCGCATCGGAGCGGAGATCAACGCCGGCGACATCCTGGTGGGCAAGATCACCCCCAAGGGCGAGACCCAGCTGAGCCCCGAGGAAAAACTGCTTCGGGCCATCTTCGGCGAGAAGGCCGGCGACGTCAAAGACACCAGCCTCAGGGTTCCCCCCGGGGTGGAGGGCATCGTCATCGACGCCCGGGTGTTCTCGCGCAAGGGCATCGAAAAGGACGAGCGGGCCCAGTCCATCGAGGACGAGGAGGTGAGCCGCCTCATCAAGGACCAGAACGACGAGGTGCACATCATCCACCGCAACGCCTTGGACGAGTTGCAGCGCCTGGTCAAGGGCCAGTCCCTGGCCGCGCCCGTCAAGGACGACAAGGGCAAGGTGGTGCTCAAAAAGGGCGAGGTCGACCCGGAACAGCTCCGGGGAGTGCCGCTCAAGTTCCTGAGGGACATGGAGTTGGCCGGAGTCAGCGAAAAGGTGCAGCGCGACCTGGAGCGGCTCCTCGACGGCTACCTTGAGCAGGTGGACATGATCCGCAGCGCCACCGAGGAAAAGATCAGCCGCCTGCGCAAGGGCGACGAGCTGCCTCCGGGGGTCATCAAGATGGTCAAGGTCTACGTGGCCATGAAGCGCAAGCTCTCGGTGGGCGACAAGATGGCCGGCCGCCACGGCAACAAGGGCGTGGTCAGCCGCATCCTGCCCGAGGAGGACATGCCCCACTTCGCCGACGGCACCCCGGTGGACCTGGTCCTGAACCCCCTGGGCGTGCCCAGCCGCATGAACGTGGGCCAGGTTCTGGAAACCCACCTGGGGTGGGCCTCCAAGGAGCTGGGCTACCGGGTGCGCGAGCTGGTGGAGGCCCTGGGCGCCAACCGCGAAAAGACCAAGAAGGCCCGGGTCAAGGATATCAAGGATCTTTTGACCAAGGTCTACTCCAAGGACGAGTACAACCAGGTCACCGCGGGCCTGGACGACGACGGGATCATGGCCCTGGGCAAGGAGCTGAGCTACGGCGTGCCCATGGCCACCCCGGTGTTCGACGGCGCCAGCGAGGACGAGATTCGCCAACTGCTGAACCTGGCCGGAGTGCACGACACCGGCCAGTCCTGGCTCATCGACGGCCGCACCGGCGACACCTTCGACCGCGAGGTCACGGTGGGCATCATGTATATGCTCAAACTCCACCACCTGGTGGACGACAAGATACACGCGCGCTCCATCGGCCCCTACTCCCTGGTTACCCAGCAGCCCCTGGGCGGCAAGGCCCAGTTCGGCGGCCAGCGCCTGGGCGAGATGGAGGTTTGGGCCATGGAAGCCTACGGTGCGGCCTACTCCCTGCAGGAGTTCCTCACCGTCAAGAGCGACGACGTGGCGGGCCGCACCCGCATGTACGAAAAGATAGTCAAGGGCGAGAACAATCTTGAGGCCGGGCTTCCCGAAAGCTTCAACGTTCTGGTCAAGGAGCTGCAGGCCCTTTGCCTGGACATGGAGCTCATCGAGAAAAAAGAACTGACCACGGCCCTAGACTAA
- the rplL gene encoding 50S ribosomal protein L7/L12 — protein MADITKADVIEFVKNMSVLELSELVKEMEEVFGVSAAAPMAVAAMPAGGGEAAAAEEQTEFDVILESAGDKKIQVIKVVRAITGLGLKEAKELVDGAPKAVKEGVEKEEAENIKGQLEEAGASVAVK, from the coding sequence ATGGCAGATATCACCAAAGCGGACGTCATCGAGTTCGTCAAGAATATGTCGGTGTTGGAGCTCAGCGAGCTCGTCAAGGAAATGGAAGAGGTCTTCGGCGTTAGCGCGGCGGCCCCCATGGCCGTGGCGGCCATGCCCGCCGGCGGCGGCGAGGCCGCGGCTGCCGAGGAGCAGACCGAGTTCGACGTGATCCTGGAGTCCGCCGGCGACAAGAAGATCCAGGTGATCAAGGTCGTGCGCGCCATCACCGGCCTGGGCCTCAAGGAGGCCAAGGAGCTGGTGGACGGTGCCCCCAAGGCCGTCAAGGAAGGCGTGGAAAAGGAAGAGGCCGAGAACATCAAGGGCCAGCTGGAAGAAGCCGGCGCCTCGGTGGCGGTCAAGTAA
- the rplJ gene encoding 50S ribosomal protein L10, which translates to MNREQKEAVVANVSERLSRARAVVLTDFRGLKVEQMTELRHQLTAKGLDYMVVKNTLLRLAASGTPTEALLEGLEGPNGMAVGYDDPVDLAKVLTEFAKDNPKFEVKKGLLEGHVIDTAQVEALSKLPSREVLLAQLMGTMNAVPQGLVTVMAGIVRSLLNVLKAIEDQKAEAA; encoded by the coding sequence GTGAACCGCGAGCAAAAAGAAGCCGTCGTCGCCAATGTGAGCGAACGGCTGTCGCGCGCGCGGGCCGTGGTCTTGACCGACTTCCGGGGCCTCAAGGTGGAGCAGATGACCGAACTGCGGCATCAACTCACCGCCAAGGGCCTGGACTACATGGTGGTCAAGAACACGCTGTTGCGCCTGGCCGCTTCCGGCACCCCCACCGAGGCTCTGCTGGAAGGGCTCGAAGGGCCCAACGGAATGGCCGTGGGCTACGACGACCCGGTGGACCTGGCCAAGGTCCTCACCGAGTTCGCCAAGGACAACCCCAAGTTCGAGGTCAAAAAAGGCCTGCTCGAGGGGCATGTCATCGATACGGCCCAGGTAGAGGCCCTGTCCAAGCTGCCCAGCCGCGAAGTGCTGCTGGCCCAGCTCATGGGTACCATGAACGCGGTGCCCCAGGGTCTGGTCACGGTCATGGCCGGCATAGTGCGCAGCCTGTTGAACGTGCTCAAGGCTATTGAGGATCAAAAAGCCGAGGCGGCCTAA
- the rplA gene encoding 50S ribosomal protein L1 has protein sequence MAKHGKNFAASRGKVERETRYTFAEGLEKALEAKYAKFDETVDVAVRLGVDPRHADQMVRGTVVLPNGTGKEVKVLVFAKGEKEKEALDAGADFVGSDEIVEKITGGWTDFDRAIATPDMMATVGKLGKILGPRGLMPNTKSGTVTFDLAKAIQEVKAGKIEFRVDKGGVVHAPIGKSSFGAEKLLVNLNALMDKLVRMKPTSSKGTYIKGITLSTTMGPGVKLDTAETKAMGGK, from the coding sequence ATGGCCAAGCATGGCAAAAATTTCGCCGCCTCGCGCGGCAAAGTGGAACGCGAGACCCGCTACACCTTCGCCGAGGGCCTGGAAAAGGCCTTGGAGGCCAAGTACGCCAAGTTCGACGAGACGGTGGACGTGGCCGTGCGTCTGGGCGTTGACCCCCGCCACGCCGACCAGATGGTCCGCGGCACGGTGGTGTTGCCCAACGGCACCGGCAAAGAGGTGAAGGTCTTGGTTTTCGCCAAGGGCGAAAAGGAAAAAGAGGCCCTGGACGCGGGCGCCGACTTCGTGGGCAGCGACGAGATCGTGGAAAAGATCACCGGCGGTTGGACCGACTTCGACCGCGCCATCGCCACCCCGGACATGATGGCCACCGTGGGCAAGCTGGGCAAGATCCTGGGCCCCCGCGGCCTGATGCCCAACACCAAGAGCGGCACGGTCACCTTCGATCTGGCCAAGGCCATCCAAGAGGTCAAGGCCGGCAAGATCGAGTTTCGGGTGGACAAGGGCGGCGTGGTCCACGCCCCCATCGGCAAGTCCAGCTTCGGAGCCGAAAAGCTCCTGGTCAACCTCAACGCCCTGATGGACAAACTGGTGCGTATGAAGCCCACCAGCAGCAAGGGCACCTACATCAAGGGCATCACCCTGTCCACCACCATGGGCCCCGGCGTCAAGTTAGACACCGCCGAGACCAAGGCCATGGGCGGCAAATAA
- the rplK gene encoding 50S ribosomal protein L11, whose amino-acid sequence MAKKVVANIKLQIPAGKANPSPPVGPALSPHGANIMEFCKAFNARTQNEGDTIIPVVITVYADRSFSFITKTPPAAVLLRKAAGVPKGSGVPNLEKVGKISMAKVREIAELKMKDLNTRDLDQAVRTIMGTARSMGLDVIR is encoded by the coding sequence ATGGCTAAGAAAGTCGTTGCCAACATAAAGCTGCAAATCCCCGCGGGCAAGGCCAACCCCAGCCCGCCGGTGGGTCCGGCCCTTAGCCCCCACGGGGCCAACATCATGGAGTTCTGCAAGGCTTTCAACGCCCGGACCCAGAACGAGGGCGACACCATCATCCCGGTGGTGATCACCGTCTACGCCGACCGCAGCTTCTCCTTCATCACCAAGACCCCGCCGGCTGCGGTGCTGTTGCGCAAGGCCGCGGGCGTGCCCAAGGGCTCGGGCGTACCCAACCTCGAGAAGGTGGGCAAGATCTCCATGGCCAAGGTCCGCGAGATCGCCGAGCTGAAGATGAAAGACCTGAATACCCGGGACCTGGACCAGGCCGTGCGCACCATCATGGGCACCGCCCGCTCCATGGGCCTGGATGTCATTCGCTAG
- the nusG gene encoding transcription termination/antitermination protein NusG encodes MAKNWYIVHTYSGFENKVRDALLERIKSHGLTDYFGQVLVPMEKVVEMVKGQRRESQRKFYPGYIVVEMEINDETWHLVKNTAKVTGFVGGNETRPTPITEEEVARLMNQMAEGAKQPKPKYSFREGDEVRVIDGPFNNFNGTVEEVFPEKGKLRVLISIFGRATPVELEFVQVSKI; translated from the coding sequence GTGGCCAAGAATTGGTACATCGTCCATACCTACTCAGGGTTTGAAAACAAGGTGCGCGACGCCCTGCTGGAGCGCATCAAAAGCCACGGCCTGACCGACTATTTCGGCCAGGTCCTGGTGCCCATGGAGAAGGTGGTGGAGATGGTCAAGGGCCAGCGCCGCGAGTCGCAGCGCAAGTTCTACCCCGGCTACATCGTGGTGGAGATGGAGATAAACGACGAAACCTGGCACCTGGTCAAGAACACGGCCAAGGTCACGGGCTTCGTGGGGGGCAACGAAACCCGCCCCACCCCCATCACCGAAGAGGAAGTGGCCCGTCTGATGAACCAGATGGCCGAAGGCGCCAAGCAGCCCAAGCCCAAGTACAGCTTCCGCGAGGGCGACGAGGTGCGGGTCATCGACGGCCCCTTCAACAACTTTAACGGCACCGTGGAGGAGGTCTTCCCCGAGAAGGGCAAGCTGAGGGTGCTCATCAGCATCTTCGGCCGGGCCACCCCCGTGGAGTTGGAGTTCGTGCAGGTCTCCAAGATATAG
- the secE gene encoding preprotein translocase subunit SecE, with amino-acid sequence MATNKPKAEKPKPAKAPKPAKRPVKAAKKPAAAKSAKAAQTAGLWTRASQFLREVVQELKRVTWPSRRQTLSTTGVVLALVILVAVFLGVVDFALSRLVRLIIG; translated from the coding sequence ATGGCCACAAATAAACCGAAAGCCGAAAAGCCCAAACCCGCCAAGGCTCCCAAGCCGGCCAAGCGGCCGGTCAAGGCGGCCAAGAAGCCCGCGGCCGCCAAGTCCGCCAAGGCGGCCCAGACCGCGGGGCTTTGGACGCGCGCCAGCCAGTTCTTGCGCGAAGTGGTCCAGGAGCTGAAAAGGGTCACCTGGCCCTCGCGCCGCCAGACCCTCTCCACCACCGGAGTGGTCCTGGCTCTGGTCATTTTGGTTGCCGTCTTCCTGGGCGTGGTGGATTTCGCCCTGTCCAGGTTGGTCCGGCTGATAATCGGTTAG
- the rpmG gene encoding 50S ribosomal protein L33 — protein sequence MARDIIQLVCTQCKRKNYSTTKNKRRTPDKLEFKKYCRFCGNHTLHKEGK from the coding sequence ATGGCACGCGACATAATCCAACTGGTGTGCACCCAGTGCAAGCGCAAGAACTACAGCACCACCAAGAACAAACGGCGCACCCCGGACAAGCTCGAGTTCAAGAAGTACTGCCGCTTCTGCGGCAACCATACCCTGCACAAAGAGGGTAAATAG
- the tuf gene encoding elongation factor Tu produces MAKAKFERNKPHCNVGTIGHIDHGKTTLTAAITKCLSTRGAADFVAFDEIDKAPEERERGITIATAHVEYETENRHYAHVDCPGHADYIKNMITGAAQMDGAILVVGADDGPMPQTREHILLARQVGVPAIVVFLNKTDMVDDEELIELVELELRELLDKYEFPGDDTPIVKGSALKALNCGCGKDDCPDCAPIFELMKAVDEFVPQPKREIDLPFLMPIEDVFSISGRGTVVTGRIERGQVKIGDEVEIVGIKDTIKTVCTGVEMFRKILDSGEAGDNIGALLRGVKRDDVERGQVLAKPGSIKPHTRFKAEVYVLSKEEGGRHTPFFNGYRPQFYFRTTDVTGVVELPEGVEMVMPGDNVAIEANLITPIAMEKELRFAIREGGRTVGAGVVSEIIE; encoded by the coding sequence ATGGCCAAGGCAAAGTTTGAGCGCAACAAGCCGCATTGTAACGTTGGCACGATTGGTCACATCGACCACGGCAAGACCACGTTGACGGCCGCGATTACCAAGTGCCTTTCCACCCGTGGGGCGGCCGACTTCGTGGCCTTCGACGAGATCGACAAGGCCCCGGAAGAGCGCGAGCGCGGCATCACCATCGCCACGGCGCACGTGGAGTACGAGACGGAGAACCGTCACTACGCTCACGTGGACTGCCCTGGCCACGCTGACTATATCAAGAACATGATCACCGGCGCGGCGCAGATGGACGGCGCGATCCTGGTGGTCGGCGCGGACGACGGCCCGATGCCCCAGACCCGCGAGCACATTCTTCTGGCTCGCCAGGTGGGCGTGCCGGCGATCGTGGTGTTCTTGAACAAGACGGACATGGTCGACGACGAGGAGCTCATCGAGCTGGTGGAGCTTGAGCTTCGCGAGCTTCTGGACAAGTACGAGTTCCCTGGCGACGACACCCCGATCGTCAAGGGCAGCGCCCTCAAAGCCCTTAACTGCGGCTGCGGCAAGGACGACTGCCCGGACTGCGCCCCGATCTTCGAGCTGATGAAGGCGGTGGACGAGTTCGTGCCCCAGCCCAAGCGCGAGATTGACCTTCCGTTCCTGATGCCCATCGAGGACGTTTTCTCGATTTCGGGCCGCGGCACGGTGGTGACCGGTCGTATCGAGCGCGGTCAGGTCAAGATCGGCGACGAAGTCGAGATCGTGGGCATCAAGGACACGATCAAGACGGTGTGCACCGGGGTTGAGATGTTCCGCAAGATCCTGGACTCTGGCGAGGCGGGCGACAACATCGGCGCGCTGCTGCGCGGCGTGAAGCGCGATGACGTGGAGCGCGGCCAGGTTTTGGCCAAGCCGGGCTCGATCAAGCCGCACACCCGCTTCAAGGCCGAGGTTTACGTGCTGAGCAAGGAGGAGGGTGGCCGCCACACTCCTTTCTTCAACGGCTATCGCCCCCAGTTCTACTTCCGGACCACCGACGTGACCGGTGTGGTGGAGCTTCCCGAGGGCGTGGAGATGGTGATGCCCGGTGACAACGTGGCCATCGAGGCCAACCTGATCACCCCGATCGCCATGGAAAAAGAGCTTCGCTTTGCCATCCGCGAGGGCGGCCGTACCGTCGGCGCCGGCGTGGTCAGCGAAATCATCGAGTAA
- a CDS encoding AAA family ATPase yields MSQSKNNLDNGDKNKRGAPDPKHLERQLTDYLAKKYSDKARQTAPGFCPLPDVDDGGEDGVWSRINFDMRPEELVAYLDQYIVRQDEAKAVLATKICTHFNRAKYLSKRAGTDPADGVGLIKNNVLLIGPTGVGKTYLVKLIAAKLGVPFVKGDATKFSETGYVGGDVEDLVRDLVHEADEDIELAQYGIVYVDEIDKIAASHNLVGPDVSRTGVQRALLKPMEETEVDLKVAHDPISQIQAIETYRKTGKREKRAVNTRHILFVMSGAFGDLPEVIKRRLNKKELGFGAKVADPAEDQAYMHEITPQDLVEYGFETEFVGRLPVSVVLEELSADDLHQILRNPNNPVIISKKRDFAAYNIDLRFEDAALKALAERAAQMKTGARALVTVVEKALLPFERTLPSTDIAQLLVTPELVAEPKAELELVLAQAEDPAREERFETAGRAERMELLKMIAKREIMYAEQLEAPLTPARMDLIADEYYRSGMSLGTAFDQVIERLRQVREFEVAFLDRYGIKIKFSEAAEVAILAGAAAEGCGVRDYGQRLSQVLEPGLRLVRDRTGQGEFLLPEEAVYDTEKYLHGLFQAHYSATLESRTS; encoded by the coding sequence ATGAGCCAGAGCAAAAACAACCTGGACAACGGCGACAAGAACAAGCGCGGCGCCCCCGACCCCAAGCATTTGGAGCGCCAGCTAACCGATTATCTTGCCAAAAAGTACTCCGACAAGGCCCGCCAGACCGCGCCCGGCTTCTGCCCCCTGCCCGATGTGGACGACGGCGGCGAGGACGGGGTGTGGTCGCGCATCAACTTCGACATGCGCCCCGAGGAGCTGGTTGCCTACCTCGACCAATATATAGTGCGCCAGGACGAGGCCAAGGCCGTCTTGGCCACCAAGATATGCACCCACTTCAACCGGGCTAAATACTTGAGCAAACGCGCGGGCACCGACCCGGCGGACGGCGTGGGGCTCATCAAGAACAACGTCCTTTTGATAGGCCCCACCGGGGTGGGCAAGACCTATCTGGTCAAACTCATCGCCGCCAAGCTGGGGGTGCCCTTTGTCAAGGGCGACGCCACCAAGTTCAGCGAAACCGGCTACGTGGGCGGCGACGTGGAGGACCTGGTGCGCGATCTGGTGCACGAGGCCGACGAGGACATCGAGCTGGCCCAATACGGCATCGTCTATGTGGACGAGATCGACAAGATCGCGGCCAGCCACAACCTGGTGGGCCCGGACGTGAGCCGCACCGGGGTGCAGCGGGCGCTACTCAAGCCCATGGAAGAGACCGAGGTGGACCTCAAGGTGGCCCACGACCCCATCAGCCAGATCCAGGCCATCGAGACCTACCGCAAGACCGGCAAGCGCGAGAAGCGCGCCGTGAACACCCGCCACATCCTGTTCGTGATGTCCGGGGCCTTCGGCGACCTGCCCGAGGTGATCAAGCGGCGGCTGAACAAGAAGGAGCTGGGCTTCGGGGCCAAGGTGGCCGATCCCGCGGAGGACCAGGCCTACATGCACGAGATAACCCCCCAGGACCTGGTGGAGTACGGCTTTGAGACCGAGTTCGTGGGCCGCCTGCCGGTGAGCGTGGTGTTGGAGGAGCTTAGCGCCGACGACCTGCACCAGATATTGCGCAACCCCAACAACCCGGTGATCATCAGCAAAAAGCGCGACTTCGCGGCCTACAACATCGACCTGCGCTTCGAGGACGCGGCCCTCAAGGCCCTGGCCGAGCGCGCCGCCCAGATGAAGACCGGGGCCCGGGCCCTGGTCACGGTGGTGGAAAAGGCCCTGCTGCCCTTTGAGCGGACGCTGCCCAGCACCGACATCGCCCAGCTTTTGGTGACCCCGGAGCTGGTGGCCGAACCCAAGGCCGAGCTGGAGCTGGTCTTGGCCCAGGCCGAGGACCCGGCCCGGGAGGAGCGCTTCGAGACGGCGGGCCGCGCCGAGCGCATGGAACTACTTAAGATGATCGCCAAGCGCGAGATCATGTACGCCGAGCAGCTGGAGGCCCCGCTCACCCCGGCGCGCATGGATTTGATCGCCGACGAATACTACCGCAGCGGCATGAGCCTGGGCACGGCCTTTGACCAGGTTATCGAGCGCCTGCGCCAGGTGCGGGAGTTCGAGGTCGCCTTCTTGGACCGCTATGGTATAAAGATCAAGTTCAGCGAGGCGGCCGAGGTGGCCATTTTGGCCGGGGCGGCCGCCGAGGGCTGCGGCGTGCGCGACTACGGCCAGCGCCTGAGCCAGGTGCTGGAGCCGGGCCTGCGCCTGGTGCGCGACCGCACCGGCCAGGGCGAGTTCCTCCTGCCCGAGGAGGCGGTGTACGACACCGAAAAGTACTTGCACGGCCTGTTCCAGGCGCACTACAGCGCCACCCTGGAGTCGCGTACTAGTTAG